CCGCCCTACTCTTGGGTCCCATGTCCTTCACGTACGACGACGTCGGCGCGACCCGGCGGAGCGGATTCTGCCCGCCCGGCTTCCACCCCCTGCACGTCCGCACGCGCATAGGCGAGGGCCACGACGTCTTCCGGAAGGCCTCAGAGGCGGTCCTGACCTGGGAGATGCACCGGGCCCTCGGCGTCGGCATCGACGCCACCGCGGACCGCGCGGCCCCCGACGTGGACGTCACCGTCACCCTCGCCGGGGTCATCAAGGCCCCCTGCCGAGTGGTCTGGACGGTCGAGGAACACCGCCGCGCGGGCTGGGCCTACGGCACCCTGTCCGGCCACCCCGAATGCGGCGAGGAGTCCTTCGTGGTCGACCGCACGGGAGACGGCACGGTATGGCTGACGGTGTCGGCCTTCAGCCGGGGCGCCAAGTGGTACTCCCGAGCAGGCGGCCCGGCAACCCGCGGCCTCCAGCACGCCTACGCCCGCAAGTGCGGGACGGTCCTGCGAAGGCTGTGCGGAGGAGAGGACGCGGGCTGAGGCTCGCCGAGCCAGGAGCCCGCGCCCCCGTCGCTCACCGCATGAGCACCCCGGCCCCCTCCACCACCTCCTCGGAGGGCACCGCCACCACTCCCAGCTCTGTGGCCGAGGCCAGGAGGCGGTGGGAGG
Above is a window of Streptomyces griseorubiginosus DNA encoding:
- a CDS encoding DUF1990 domain-containing protein — translated: MSFTYDDVGATRRSGFCPPGFHPLHVRTRIGEGHDVFRKASEAVLTWEMHRALGVGIDATADRAAPDVDVTVTLAGVIKAPCRVVWTVEEHRRAGWAYGTLSGHPECGEESFVVDRTGDGTVWLTVSAFSRGAKWYSRAGGPATRGLQHAYARKCGTVLRRLCGGEDAG